The stretch of DNA CTCGTTGACTTGTCACGCCGCGCCTGTCCTTGGTGCCAGCAAACCCGAAAGACCTTGGTTTCACATGGAGAATACGGGACAGGACGCCGATTGCATCCCCGGTGTCCTTGTTTTCTTTGCAGAGGGTGAACTCAAGGTATTGTGGGAGGTTGGCAGGCCACCGCCTGTGGCCTTTCCAGCCACCGCCTTCATCGCGATTGCGCTTCTGCCCTCCGTTGCCGCCTTTGCTGTTCACGGGCTTCCTGGGATGTACTCGAATACACAGACAGGGTCGCTTCGAATCCTTTTTCACTGGACCAGAGGCTTCTTCATCAGCGGGTGCCTCGACCGTGTCGGTCATCAGTTGAAAATGCGAGTTAAAAAAGACGTGCATGCGCGTACGGTAAGCCTTATCGTTGCTTGAGGCCAAAATCAATGGGGCAGGAGCAGGTTTCCCCTCCGCCGCAGGTAACAGGACCCCGGGCTGCTCGAGGAACTCCTTCAGccgctcagcctccgcgggccCAGCGAGCTTCACGAAATCAGCAACTGCAATCTCTATCTCTGCAGAGAAGTCTACCGAAGCCGCAACTTCAGTCTGTTCAACCTTAGCATCTGTGCCTTCGCCCTGCGTTTCGCTTGgcgttgccgccgccgccgcaggtgCCTTCTTACCATCGTCGAGCTGTCGGTCGCTGTGATCATCGGGCTCTTCCTGAGTCGCGCTTAGCTGCACAATCGTCTTCTGCCTCTTTTCTTGCTCCCTACTGTCGATCTcttcgtccaccgccgcgtccaaggaCGTGAGGTggaccacctcgccgtccagGCCAATCTCGTTCACGATGAAGTCAGTGTAACGCTCCTTGAGGATAGCCTGGAAACCCGATGCGGTATTCGCGTAGCACTCAATACCTACGGCCTTTTCCTCATCGTCAACAACTGTATTTGCCCCCTTAGCCGACTCCATCGCGCCCCTAGTCTGGCTATGAGCCTCAGGCTCAAAGCAGGCTTGAACGGAGCAAAAGTATTTCCTCGGCCAACCCCACGAGCTTTTTTCCACGAGACTTTATGGGACCCGCCTGCCGCCCGGTACCTTGTAGGAACCCGAGCGAATCTGTCGTGAAAAAAAGGCGAACAGCTCGAAAAAATGTGAAAAATCAAACTGGCAGACGGGAGAAGACGAAAAGGCCGAGCGTTTTTCTACCCTCAGAAGCCGACGCAAGCTGCAAGCGCTGACCACGAGCATCGCGGAATAACACTGGGGTCATCGCTGGTGCAGTGTCGTCATGCCCTCCACCGAGCGATTCTCTGGTGACGATGACTTCAGGTGAGAGACGTCCCACATCGGGAGAGACACGATCGAACGACTCCGAGTCCCGTCTGTCCACGGATGATAGCCAGACATACCTTGGTGGACGCCTGGGACATGGAAGTATCGCGATACCACAACTGATACAGcctgcccgcgcgcgccccttAAATAGGTCCATGAAGGCAAATTATGTTAAGAACCAAGCTGACTCGGCCTTGAAGTCGGGGAACGCTCGGGACGCGTACATCAAGTGAGCACATAACCATTCTCTGTAGGAAAACACCTGTGACCACTTGACGGATTTACTTTCCACTGAACCCAGGTACACCGAGTGCCTGAATCTAGTGCCCCAAAAGTATGAGCAGCTACACGTTATCTATAGCAATCGCTCGCTCGCGTATGCCAAGGTGAGAAAACCATATCGCACATCGTTGTGACCAGGTCACTCAGGATGTTTTCTGTCCAGGCAAGGAAGTTCGAGCTGGCTTTAACCGACGCAGAAAAGGCTTGTGAGCTGCAGCCAGGATGGCACAAAGCATGGTGGCGGAAAGCGTGAGTATGATCGTTATACGCAGAGCTTTTGAAGTACACACACACTCTCTAATATCCAAGTTTCGCTCTCCAACACACACATGCAGTGCGGCGCTGAAAGCCTTGAGGCGATACAACGAGGTGAGCTGAAATATGTTCCTGAGTTGAAGGCGAACGACTTGAACATCAAAGTTATAGGCTTTAGAAGCATTACGAACATCATACAGTTATGTGTCCGAAAAAGGCAGCAACAACGAAGAGGAGTACAGACGAGCTGTTAAAGTGAGTGATAGATTCAGCGAAGCGAACTGAGCTGCTCACGATTCATCGACTCCTTTACTTGGTGCAATGGCTCAGGAAACGACTAGGCTTATGACACGAGAGCAAGTGGCAGATTTTATCATCAGTGAGCTTCGGGAGTACGAGTCCAAAGGTCTTATCGCTCCACCAAGCACGCAAACCATCTCCAAACAAGCGAAACGAGAGGCAATGTTCTGTCACATAAAATCCTGGTAAGTGTTAGGACAGGGCCGATTTTTTTTGTTGTTGTGACGAGTTATTTGACGAGTTATGAAATCAATCATCGCGGATCCCAGGCAATCCATGGCCCCCCATATCGCAAAAGATTTCGTCGGGCTCGTAACCAAATGGACCTTTGAACCGATGAGTGTCACGATCGCTTACTTGATGGTGAGGAACGGATGATTGGTCGATTTCCATTGTTTGTGCCGATTTGTGGGAAAAAAATTCAACAGAGGGCCTCGATGTTTCATGAAGCGATCTGCTTCAGCCAAGCTATTGCCGACTGCCAGGTAGGAAGCGCGAAAAAGTTTATCCGAAATACTTAGAGCTCAAATGCAATATTGTGAATGTTATTCGCAGGCCGCATTGTCAAGAATGAACCAGTATACCGCGGAAAGCGAGGAGTCGATTGAGAAAACGGTGGCACATGGGCCAACGTCGAAAAAACCGCCAATCGAGTGCGAAAAGCATTTTTTTCTCGGGCTAAACGTCAAATGTGTTGAGAACTTTGCGATTTGTATGACCAGGGTGGTGACCTTCCGCGTTAGATCCTTGGCATGGTATATACAAGGACTCGCGTATGAAGGCGCAAAACGTGGATGCCCTGAAGAAGCAAAGGATCCCGTCAAAGCGGCTAAATGTTTCAAGATCGCTGCAAATTTGGTATGTTAGTCCTCCGACGATAATTCAATTGTGTGACCGATTCGTCTGAATTTCTGCTCTTCACAGGATCGTGACGGGAATGACGAGTACCAAAATAAGTTCGATAGCATCCTGTCAAATCTGAGCAACAACGAAACGAGCGAAGTGCTCAACGCTGTAAACGAGCAAGAGCTTGCAGCTAAGTTTGGCACTCCGGTACGCCACGAGCACTTTCAAGCGGAAGATTACAATTAAAATATTTCTCTACAGGAAAGCATTGAAAGACATGTTGGTTCAATTTTGCTGCAAGTAAAGGTGAGCATTTCAAGTTCGTTAGGAGTCGAGAATGCATTGAACCGCGATATCTTCGACAGGGGACGGTTTTCCTGAAGCAACAAAAGCTTGCCGCGTTCGATTCTTCGCTTCGTAAAGCTTTCGCGGAAAGGATAGCTTCGAAATCGGTACTGAACATAACATTGATTCCTATCATTTAAATATTTCATGCTTTGAATAACAGGGATGCATCGCTCGCGACGTTTTGATCGAAAATGTATCGCTTCAGACGACGAATGAAGAGAAGCTCATCAAGGTTTGAATGTAATCTTTCAGTACTAGGCGAAAGTACTTATGGGTTTGAGTGCAGATTATGTATCATTTTCATGTCGGTAATGATGAAGCTCTTGGAAAGGTCCTACTATTTTCATAGACCTTTTTGAAGACTTCATGACGCACAGCAAAATATAGGCATATTTGAACGATATAAAATCCGTGAAACTCGAAGAACTCGGTCCTTTCTGCAGCCATTCCGGTAATTTTCAATTGAAGTTTGCAGGATGTGCCGCATTTATGTTATATTTGTTGAACAGCTCGCATTGAGAGGATACAAATTCAAAGCGAATTGGTGCGGAATTTGACGATCTCCTTTGTCATTCGCCGTTGTAAATTTACTGTATTTTAGATACAATCTGTTGAGGAGCGCATGTCGAATGAGATTCATGGGTCTTCGATCGTCGAGGCATCTCAGCCATCTGCAGAAATTGAACTCCCTTATAAGTATGCCATCTGCTTTGAATTTTCTTCGACTTCACCCTCAGTGCGCTGTTTTCCACTTCAGAACATATTCGCTTGTTCGTTTTGACGGTTCACCGGTCGAACGTGTCGACAAACATCCTTTTTGCATGGCTCGTGTTTATTACAACGAAAAAGAAGAGACTGTCTGGTTTCAGGCATCTGATGGAACGCATCGCTGGCAACAATCTGCCTCCGAAATCCGCATCCTGGTGCCCAATCTCCGTGCCAGAGCGAAAGAAATCGATGTAATCATTTGTAGCGAAAGCCTCAAAATCTCAAGTGTCGCGACTGGAGAAGTATTTTTGGAAGGATGCTTGCAGCACCGTATCATCGTTGAGGAATCCGTCTGGGATCTCGATGAAGATGAAGGTGTTCTCACCGTTTATTTGCAGAAAATGAATATCGAGCTTTTCGCAAAGCCTCACGAACACTCAGAATCGGAATGGACCAGTTTATTCAGGGACAGCTTCAAAATAATGTGGGACGATTGCGCGAAAAATTATCAGGACTTGCCTGAACCAGTGATGAAGCTTCATCGTATTAGAGAGGCAAAAGAACAAGAGTGCAGACTTTCAGACAACCGCGAGAGTAAGGAAAGGGATGCTGCAAGAGAACTCGACGACCTGCGTAGGCGAACTCGAATGGCCAGGTTAGGTGCTCTACGTGGATTCTCTGTTTGTGATGGCATGTAGGTGGATCGTACGTGGTGATGTCTCGTCTCTAGTTTAGGTTGGAAGAGGTTTCTAAAGTGTATCACAAAAGATCTACACGAAGGTATCACTATCATTCGCCCCGATACCTGCAATCATTTCACTTTTGACTGATGAAGCCCAGCCAAACGCTCCTGCCATCTGATTTATCAGAGCCACCTTTTGCGTTTGTGAAAACTCCAAGTGCGTTTGACAAAAATGCATCATCTCCTCTTGTGGCGTGTAGAACGCCTTGACGTAAGTGTCGACCATTCGGAAGTCTTCCTTGGTCCCTTGAGGTGCCAAGCGACGGATGTTCCCATGGAGCATCTGGACATCAAGAATCATGCCAGCACGACCTTCAGAAGAACACTTACGCACTCGAGAGAAGCCATCTACGATTGCAGATGCCGTCTCAGCTATTGCGAAATCCCAAAGCATCACCAGTGCTTCTGTAGTTACCTCAGCACAGGCAAGTTTTGCACCAAATTGAGTCAGCTCAGCCGATAGATCATCCACCCACTTGGAGTGATCTGTCGATATCTCCTTCTTTGCATACTTCCCGACCTTTAATTTGTCGCTCAGCTTATCACTGTCTCCGATAGTCTCTGCTACCCAAGATAAATTGAGAAGCAAACCTGTGACATGACGATATACGTGCTCCCTCAGATCTTCTACGCTGCTGATCGTCTGACCAAAGAAACGCTCCAATTTTTGTTCTTCCTTGTGGGGCAGTGCTTGCTTCAGACCTGGCTTGAGGCCCATCAGCTCATCCGCAATACAAGAAAGAGACTCGAGTGCAACCGCACGCTCCTTCAGTCCGTACAGATTCCCTGAGGATAAGACACTCGATGCTTCAGCACCAACTCCCTCACCTACTGCTGGCATAAATGAAGCAAGAGTTGAACCGTTCATTGCCTGAACAAGGATGGAGCGCAACCGAGGTGTCATCTTATCAGAATCTTGTTCGAGGGCTGCATGCTGGCCAAAAACACCGAATATGTGCACCATAGTTCTCTCGAACAAAGAGCAAAACCCCTGGAAGATGACAGGCATCGATGGTGTAAGTACCCTCATTAGCCGCAAGTATTCAGCGACACTCTGGAGCAGATAAAGAGATGAAGCTGTAAGCGTTGGGTTTCGCGCCGAAAGTCCTTTTCCGTCTCCGTCTGACCCACCTAGGACAGAGAACCCTTTCCCTACAATTCTTACGTCAGGTTCTTTCTTCTTAAACTCGGCATCGTTGTTATCGTTCTCATCTGAGTCTTCATCTTCATCGATGTATGCTGCGCACACTTCTGCATTCTCCTCTTCGTCTTCAGCTTCTCCTACGTGATCCTCTGCCCTAGGCTCCTTTTGCCCTGGCTTGATTGCTCCATCGAATGACGATGTTGAAGCATCTAATGAGTCTCTTCCTTCTATAAATGGATTACCTTTCTCAATCCAAGTGTTGAATCCACTGCCATCCTCAGCAACACCTCCGAAGGCAGCAACTCCAAATTTAACCCCCCCACCCTGCCCACGGGATGCGGCTGCACGCAGTGCCGTGCGTGCTTGCTGAACAGCGGCTTCAGGGAGCCTCACCCACAACTCACGGCCAAACATTTGGCTCAAAGCCTCAAGGCGTTGAGAATGCAACGACTCGAAATAACGATCCCCGGCTCGTTCGAGATGGCCTCTAAGGGCAGAGGCCTGCGTACCTGAAAATGCTTCAGCAACTCCAATGAAAACTCGAGCCCAGTCAAGGACAGCCTTAAACTGGCCTGAAGAtggggcggacgacgcctgCAGCAGAGCAGAGATACGAGCTCCC from Micromonas commoda chromosome 3, complete sequence encodes:
- a CDS encoding predicted protein, with product MTSGERRPTSGETRSNDSESRLSTDDSQTYLGGRLGHGSIAIPQLIQPARARPLNRSMKANYVKNQADSALKSGNARDAYIKYTECLNLVPQKYEQLHVIYSNRSLAYAKARKFELALTDAEKACELQPGWHKAWWRKAAALKALRRYNEVS
- a CDS encoding predicted protein, whose amino-acid sequence is MAQETTRLMTREQVADFIISELREYESKGLIAPPSTQTISKQAKREAMFCHIKSWQSMAPHIAKDFVGLERMIGRFPLFVPICGKKIQQRASMFHEAICFSQAIADCQAALSRMNQYTAESEESIEKTVAHGPTSKKPPIECEKHFFLGLNVKCVENFAICMTRVVTFRVRSLAWYIQGLAYEGAKRGCPEEAKDPVKAAKCFKIAANLDRDGNDEYQNKFDSILSNLSNNETSEVLNAVNEQELAAKFGTPVRHEHFQAEDYN
- a CDS encoding predicted protein, yielding MGLRSSRHLSHLQKLNSLISMPSALNFLRLHPQCAVFHFRTYSLVRFDGSPVERVDKHPFCMARVYYNEKEETVWFQASDGTHRWQQSASEIRILVPNLRARAKEIDVIICSESLKISSVATGEVFLEGCLQHRIIVEESVWDLDEDEGVLTVYLQKMNIELFAKPHEHSESEWTSLFRDSFKIMWDDCAKNYQDLPEPVMKLHRIREAKEQECRLSDNRESKERDAARELDDLRRRTRMARLGALRGFSVCDGM